One segment of Macrotis lagotis isolate mMagLag1 chromosome 1, bilby.v1.9.chrom.fasta, whole genome shotgun sequence DNA contains the following:
- the LOC141509838 gene encoding uncharacterized protein LOC141509838: MEPERMASGIPRKPSQESVTFKDVAVDFTQEEWCLLDTSQKALYKDVMLETSQNLLSLGLPVAKADLITHLNQEETWMLKEEDLRSSYIGGEIRTQTKESTPKLSISCDFSLREFWDREHNLEKKRGHWEGHSRPFKINLRKTSSKERDEECNKFQRHFNQDLDLTLSVQQTVPTGKIHHEYDENGRRFRRYSDLMQFKKITSGIGYSRYSEYRDHFHEQNELIHHHLKQTGVKSFQDNCGETGFALIPDLISYQKSHTGEMSYGGDECGVGLIHQSSLSLHRRVPPKETLHGCNQCWKVFFQSTDLIKHQKIHRPEKPQSTTRISHQRVNSGEKLYKCNHCGKAFRQSSNLVVHQRIHTGEKPYKCNECGKAFSQSSTLMTHYRIHTGEKPNRCNECGKAFSQSSSLIAHQRIHTGEKPYKCNECGRAFGHSSSLIAHRRIHSREKPYKYNQGTIAFIKPSKLTIHQRIHTGEKPYKCNECDKAFRWRARLITHERIHTGEKLNEHNQCGKAFKQSSKLAGHQRIHTEEKLYQCDECGKTFSQNSSLIAHQRIHSGEKPHKCNQCGKTFRKPSRLVIHQEIHTREKSYKCNDCEKAFSENSSLTEHKVIHTGEKPYKCSQCGKTFGQTCNLAVHQRIHTREKRYKCKECGKVFSERSSLIGHQKIHSGEKPYKCNECGSAFRQNSSLIAHQRIHTGEKPYKCRECEKAFSRSSSFIAHQRIHTGEKPYKCNECGNAFSHSSSLIAHQRIHTGERPFKCNECGKSFSHISSLIAHQRIHTGEKPYKCNECGKCFSQKSSLIVHQRIHSGEKPYKCDQCVKAFINASKLSVHKRIHTGEKPYKCTECGKAFSRGANLIVHQRTHSRDKSYKYNRQKSFGQPSTLVQKRTNLGEKLYKDNEGGKAFTLNSYLPGCEKIHTGPKSSKSM, encoded by the exons ATGGAGCCTGAGAGAATGGCCTCTGGGATTCCGAGGAAGCCATCTCAG GAATCAGTGACATTCAAGGATGTAGCTGTGGACTTCACCCAGGAGGAGTGGTGTCTCTTAGACACTTCTCAGAAGGCTCTGTACAAAGATGTCATGCTGGAGACCTCCCAGAACCTGCTGTCATTAG GGCTTCCAGTTGCCAAAGCAGATCTGATCACTCATTTGAACCAGGAGGAAACTTGGATGCTGAAAGAAGAAGACCTAAGGAGTTCCTATATAG GTGGGGAAATCAGGACTCAAACCAAGGAGTCTACTCCAAAATTGAGCATTTCCTGTGATTTCAGTCTAAGAGAATTCTGGGATCGTGAACACAATTTAGAGAAGAAGCGAGGACACTGGGAGGGTCATTCCAGACCATTCAAAATTAACCTTAGGAAGACTTCCAgtaaagagagagatgaggaatgTAATAAATTTCAGAGGCATTTTAACCAAGACTTAGATCTAACCCTTTCTGTCCAACAGACAGTCCCCACTGGAAAAATTCACcatgaatatgatgaaaatgGAAGGAGATTCAGGCGATATTCGGACCTAATGCAATTTAAGAAAATTACCTCAGGGATTGGATATTCCAGATACAGTGAATATAGAGACCATTTCCATGAGCAGAATGAACTCATTCATCATCATCTGAAGCAAACTGGAGTGAAAAGTTTTCAAGATAATTGTGGTGAGACAGGTTTTGCTTTAATCCCAGACCTTATTAGTTATCAGAAAAGTCATACTGGTGAAATGTCTTATGGAGGTGATGAATGCGGTGTAGGTCTCATTCATCAATCTTCTCTTAGTTTACATCGGAGAGTTCCTCCTAAAGAGACTTTGCATGGAtgtaatcaatgttggaaggtctTCTTTCAGAGCACAGATCTTATtaaacatcagaaaattcatagaCCAGAAAAGCCTCAGAGCACAACCCGTATTTCACATCAGAGGGTTAATTCTGGAGAGAAGCTTTATAAATGTAATCattgtggaaaggcttttagaCAATCCTCCAATCTTGTTGTCCATCAGaggatccacactggagagaagccctataaatgtaatgaatgtgggaaggcatTCAGTCAAAGCTCAACTCTTATGACACATTATAGGATTCATACCGGAGAAAAACCTAACAGATGTAATGAATGTGGTAAAGCATTCAGTCAGAGCTCATCTCTTATAGCACACCAAaggattcatactggagagaagccctataaatgtaatgaatgtgggagaGCCTTCGGCCATAGTTCATCCCTTATTGCTCATCGAAGGATTCATTCCAGAGAAAAACCTTACAAATATAATCAAGGTACAATAGCTTTCATAAAGCCCTCCAAACTAACaatacatcagagaattcacactggagaaaagccctataaatgtaatgaatgtgacAAGGCCTTCAGGTGGAGGGCAAGGCTTATTACTCAtgagagaattcacactggagagaaacttaATGAACATAATCAATGCGGAAAAGCTTTCAAACAGTCCTCCAAACTTGCAGGACATCAGAGGATTCATACAGAAGAGAAATTATATCAATGTGATGAGTGTGGGAAGACCTTTTCCCAGAACTCATCCCTTATTGCACACCAAAGGATTCATTCTGGAGAAAAACCTCataaatgtaatcaatgtggaaagacttttagaaAGCCTTCCAGACTTGTAATACATCAGGAGATTCATACTAGAGAAAAATCTTATAAATGTAATGACTGTGAGAAAGCCTTCAGTGAAAACTCATCCCTTACTGAACACAAGGTgatccatactggagagaaaccttacaaATGTAGTCAATGCGGAAAGACTTTTGGACAGACCTGCAACCTTGCTGTGCATCAGAGGATCCATACTAGGGAGAAGCGTTATAAatgtaaggaatgtgggaaagTCTTCAGTGAAAGGTCATCTCTTATTGGGCATCAGAAgattcattctggagagaaaccttataaatgtaacgAATGTGGGAGTGCCTTCAGACAGAACTCCTCTCTGATTGCCCATCAACGGATTCATACGGGAGAGAAGCCCTATAAATGTAGAGAATGCGAGAAGGCCTTCAGCCGCAGCTCATCCTTTATTGCCCATCAACGgatccatactggagagaagccctataaatgtaatgaatgtggaaatgCATTCAGCCATAGCTCATCCCTGATTGCACACCAGaggattcatactggagagaggccctttaaatgtaatgaatgtggaaagtcTTTCAGCCACATCTCATCCCTGATTGCACATCAGaggattcacactggagagaaaccttataaatgcaaTGAATGTGGAAAGTGCTTCAGCCAGAAGTCATCCCTCATTGTCCATCAGAGgattcattctggagagaaaccttataaatgtgatCAATGTGTTAAGGCTTTCATAAATGCCTCCAAACTTTCTGTACAtaagagaattcacactggagagaagccctaTAAATGTactgaatgtgggaaggccttcagcCGTGGCGCAAATCTTATTGTACACCAGAGGACTCACAGTAGAGATAAATCTTATAAATATAATCGTCAAAAGTCCTTTGGACAGCCCTCCACCCTTGTACAGAAGAGAACTAATTTGGGAGAGAAGCTCTACAAAGACAATGAAGGTGGGAAAGCCTTCACtctgaactcatatcttcctggaTGTGAAAAAATTCATACTGGACCAAAATCTTCTAAATCTATGTGA